Proteins encoded by one window of Cydia fagiglandana chromosome Z, ilCydFagi1.1, whole genome shotgun sequence:
- the LOC134678626 gene encoding PDZ domain-containing protein 8 isoform X2 yields the protein MPDWIWLLAAALFGAVSALAIPVAILVYFLRPFDKTPPADDLSREPVTLPAEVLSELTRGAGGTPEGALNAMLQFIFQQSTADTRWLRRRMATELAELLAKTSSGKIFESLTLRSLEVGTEFPSITALRVLNGSLEEDGARLRSLDLACNLAYDGNFRIDVDAVMLLGKIANISITVESLSGTVRVMFRRNPYTHWALAFESPPKLELRVRGRFQGRQLKPRLASLVAAHIRRAVAQRHTLPNYKIRYKPFFPKSEPGGAEGEEGPTPHGRLTVRLVEVTRLQWSGGAGTVRAALAVDSHGWVSLRRGVLTLDVLLPAMTGALGLVCCQGVGAVLVDTVVPMSPAYRADLRRDDVVLAVDNKPVCNVAQVGKLLRLIERRAVTIRLRRGGSTPAVRREDSAEGRRARTNFSFRRVSEVMEGVRLQGMRAAASKTSLHSEDTTKAPEAAETEAKKEPVRQLSKSDTPSPSNFGLRKRRCSVENKSSDSSAGSTPPASGASTPLKQSTKPKHEIPIIRTDSSECRPEKTEGEEEDQIFETGGPRLTEHVEICQMFWTKSVPLKPIIPFDEETEFKLNENHKYLNINVWATMAGEKDEVLLGYLNIPLAALLSECQDSTVPHHMKRYQFLPPDVDIKFSKSHKLSSHAGFEPCLCFGDALVWWEWEGAGSMRHAPRAPPRDVPRPPRPVRAAHDFVRTHFHRSTQCDFCNKKIWLKDAMQCRNCGLCCHKKCVTKCQESSPCVPKQGHDSLTGGTMAPPELVMTEPDSNVDLDSDDEPERKDSLDVHEEGGGAMSALVAGLRRAGSAHSLSAPKPSASSRSLPPSPSHTPSHDAQEAVSGSDGEPVQRVRRGVVGARRRGRDAGAGDAELAAAGRAARGGKGVGA from the exons GAGGTACTCAGCGAGCTGACGAGGGGCGCGGGCGGCACGCCGGAGGGCGCGCTCAACGCTATGCTGCAGTTCATCTTCCAGCAGAGCACGGCGGACACGCGCTGGCTGCGCCGGCGCATGGCCACCGAGCTTGCCGAGCTGCTCGCCAAGACATCGTCGGGGAAGATCTTTGAGTCGCTCACG CTCCGCTCCTTAGAAGTGGGCACCGAGTTCCCCAGCATCACGGCATTGCGCGTGCTGAACGGGTCTCTTGAGGAGGACGGCGCACGTCTGCGCTCTCTCGACCTGGCCTGCAACCTGGCCTACGACGGCAACTTCAGGATTGACGTCGATGCTGTCATGCTGCTCGGGAAGATCGCCAACATCTCGATCACAG TCGAGAGCCTAAGCGGAACCGTACGAGTAATGTTTCGCCGCAACCCGTACACCCACTGGGCGCTGGCGTTCGAGTCCCCACCGAAGCTTGAGCTCCGCGTCCGAGGCCGTTTCCAGGGGAGACAGCTCAAACCCAGACTGGCATCGCTGGTCGCTGCACATATCAGGCGGGCGGTGGCCCAGAGGCATACATTGCCTAATTATAAGATACG TTACAAACCATTCTTCCCGAAGTCTGAGCCAGGCGGGGCGGAGGGCGAGGAAGGGCCGACGCCGCACGGCCGGCTGACCGTCCGCCTGGTTGAGGTCACCAGGCTGCAGTGGAGTGGAGGTGCGGGCACTGTCCGTGCCGCTTTAGCCGTCGACTCGCACGGTTGG GTATCCCTCCGGCGCGGAGTGCTGACGCTGGACGTGCTGTTACCGGCCATGACGGGCGCGCTCGGCCTCGTGTGCTGCCAGGGCGTGGGCGCCGTGCTCGTGGACACCGTAGTGCCCATGTCGCCCGCGTACCGCGCCGACCTGCGGCGGGACGACGTTGTGCTGGCCGTCGACAATAAACCAGTCTGCAATGTGGCACAG GTGGGCAAGCTCCTACGGCTGATCGAGCGGCGAGCGGTGACGATCCGGCTCCGGCGCGGCGGCAGCACGCCGGCGGTGCGGCGCGAGGACTCGGCGGAGGGGCGCCGCGCGCGCACCAACTTCAGCTTCCGCCGCGTTTCCGAGGTCATGGAGGGCGTGCGCCTGCAGGGcatgcgcgccgccgcctccaAGACCAGCTTGCACTCG GAAGATACAACAAAAGCTCCGGAAGCCGCTGAGACCGAGGCTAAAAAGGAGCCCGTGCGTCAACTGTCAAAGTCCGACACCCCCTCGCCTTCCAACTTCGGCCTGCGCAAGCGACGGTGCTCCGTGGAGAACAAGTCTTCCGACAGCTCGGCCGGCTCCACCCCGCCCGCCTCCGGCGCCAGCACCCCCCTCAAGCAGTCCACTAAGCCCAAACACGAGATACCCATCATACGAACCGACTCCTCCGAGTGCAGGCCGGAGAAAACCGAGGGCGAAGAAGAAGACCAGATCTTCGAAACTGGAGGCCCCCGCCTCACGGAACACGTCGAGATATGCCAAATGTTCTGGACTAAGAGCGTGCCTCTCAAACCTATCATACCGTTCGACGAAGAGACGGAGTTCAAGCTAAACGAGAACCACAAGTATCTCAATATAAACGTTTGGGCGACCATGGCGGGAGAAAAGGACGAGGTTCTGCTGGGTTACTTGAACATTCCTTTGGCGGCGCTATTGTCAGAGTGTCAGGACTCTACTGTTCCGCATCATATGAAGCGGTACCAGTTTCTTCCGCCTGACGTCGATATAAAGTTTAG CAAAAGCCACAAGTTGTCATCTCACGCCGGCTTCGAGCCGTGCCTGTGCTTCGGCGACGCGCTGGTCTGGTGGGAGTGGGAAGGCGCGGGCAGCATGCGCcacgcgccgcgcgcgccgccccgcGACGTGCCGCGACCGCCCAGGCCTGTGCGTGCGGCGCACGACTTTGTGCGCACGCACTTCCATCGATCGACGCAGTGCGATTTCTGCAATAAAAAG ATATGGCTCAAAGACGCAATGCAATGCCGCAACTGCGGTCTGTGCTGCCACAAGAAGTGTGTCACCAAGTGCCAGGAGTCTTCGCCGTGCGTCCCGAAGCAAGGGCATG ATTCATTGACAGGCGGAACGATGGCGCCGCCGGAGCTCGTCATGACGGAACCGGATTCCAACGTGGACCTCGACTCCGATGACGAACCGGAGAGAAAAGACTCGCTCGACGTTCACGAAGAAG GTGGCGGGGCCATGAGTGCGCTGGTGGCGGGGCTCCGCCGCGCGGGCTCGGCGCACTCGCTCTCCGCGCCGAAGCCTTCGGCCTCGTCGCGCTCCCTGCCGCCCTCGCCCAGCCACACTCCCAG CCATGACGCGCAGGAAGCAGTCTCTGGAAGCGATGGTGAACCCGTTCAGCGGGTGCGGCGCGGTGTGGTTGGCGCGCGGCGGCGTGGACGCGATGCTGGCGCCGGCGATGCGGAGCTCGCTGCCGCCGGACGCGCTGCTCGCGGCGGCAAGGGAGTCGGCGCCTGA
- the LOC134678626 gene encoding PDZ domain-containing protein 8 isoform X1, which translates to MPDWIWLLAAALFGAVSALAIPVAILVYFLRPFDKTPPADDLSREPVTLPAEVLSELTRGAGGTPEGALNAMLQFIFQQSTADTRWLRRRMATELAELLAKTSSGKIFESLTLRSLEVGTEFPSITALRVLNGSLEEDGARLRSLDLACNLAYDGNFRIDVDAVMLLGKIANISITVESLSGTVRVMFRRNPYTHWALAFESPPKLELRVRGRFQGRQLKPRLASLVAAHIRRAVAQRHTLPNYKIRYKPFFPKSEPGGAEGEEGPTPHGRLTVRLVEVTRLQWSGGAGTVRAALAVDSHGWVSLRRGVLTLDVLLPAMTGALGLVCCQGVGAVLVDTVVPMSPAYRADLRRDDVVLAVDNKPVCNVAQVGKLLRLIERRAVTIRLRRGGSTPAVRREDSAEGRRARTNFSFRRVSEVMEGVRLQGMRAAASKTSLHSEDTTKAPEAAETEAKKEPVRQLSKSDTPSPSNFGLRKRRCSVENKSSDSSAGSTPPASGASTPLKQSTKPKHEIPIIRTDSSECRPEKTEGEEEDQIFETGGPRLTEHVEICQMFWTKSVPLKPIIPFDEETEFKLNENHKYLNINVWATMAGEKDEVLLGYLNIPLAALLSECQDSTVPHHMKRYQFLPPDVDIKFSKSHKLSSHAGFEPCLCFGDALVWWEWEGAGSMRHAPRAPPRDVPRPPRPVRAAHDFVRTHFHRSTQCDFCNKKIWLKDAMQCRNCGLCCHKKCVTKCQESSPCVPKQGHDSLTGGTMAPPELVMTEPDSNVDLDSDDEPERKDSLDVHEEGGGAMSALVAGLRRAGSAHSLSAPKPSASSRSLPPSPSHTPRKQSLEAMVNPFSGCGAVWLARGGVDAMLAPAMRSSLPPDALLAAARESAPELAARLSPPQIHEMLSAVRGELTAGGDGGGDARACALTALMLHCCAAAQLAQHDQAADTT; encoded by the exons GAGGTACTCAGCGAGCTGACGAGGGGCGCGGGCGGCACGCCGGAGGGCGCGCTCAACGCTATGCTGCAGTTCATCTTCCAGCAGAGCACGGCGGACACGCGCTGGCTGCGCCGGCGCATGGCCACCGAGCTTGCCGAGCTGCTCGCCAAGACATCGTCGGGGAAGATCTTTGAGTCGCTCACG CTCCGCTCCTTAGAAGTGGGCACCGAGTTCCCCAGCATCACGGCATTGCGCGTGCTGAACGGGTCTCTTGAGGAGGACGGCGCACGTCTGCGCTCTCTCGACCTGGCCTGCAACCTGGCCTACGACGGCAACTTCAGGATTGACGTCGATGCTGTCATGCTGCTCGGGAAGATCGCCAACATCTCGATCACAG TCGAGAGCCTAAGCGGAACCGTACGAGTAATGTTTCGCCGCAACCCGTACACCCACTGGGCGCTGGCGTTCGAGTCCCCACCGAAGCTTGAGCTCCGCGTCCGAGGCCGTTTCCAGGGGAGACAGCTCAAACCCAGACTGGCATCGCTGGTCGCTGCACATATCAGGCGGGCGGTGGCCCAGAGGCATACATTGCCTAATTATAAGATACG TTACAAACCATTCTTCCCGAAGTCTGAGCCAGGCGGGGCGGAGGGCGAGGAAGGGCCGACGCCGCACGGCCGGCTGACCGTCCGCCTGGTTGAGGTCACCAGGCTGCAGTGGAGTGGAGGTGCGGGCACTGTCCGTGCCGCTTTAGCCGTCGACTCGCACGGTTGG GTATCCCTCCGGCGCGGAGTGCTGACGCTGGACGTGCTGTTACCGGCCATGACGGGCGCGCTCGGCCTCGTGTGCTGCCAGGGCGTGGGCGCCGTGCTCGTGGACACCGTAGTGCCCATGTCGCCCGCGTACCGCGCCGACCTGCGGCGGGACGACGTTGTGCTGGCCGTCGACAATAAACCAGTCTGCAATGTGGCACAG GTGGGCAAGCTCCTACGGCTGATCGAGCGGCGAGCGGTGACGATCCGGCTCCGGCGCGGCGGCAGCACGCCGGCGGTGCGGCGCGAGGACTCGGCGGAGGGGCGCCGCGCGCGCACCAACTTCAGCTTCCGCCGCGTTTCCGAGGTCATGGAGGGCGTGCGCCTGCAGGGcatgcgcgccgccgcctccaAGACCAGCTTGCACTCG GAAGATACAACAAAAGCTCCGGAAGCCGCTGAGACCGAGGCTAAAAAGGAGCCCGTGCGTCAACTGTCAAAGTCCGACACCCCCTCGCCTTCCAACTTCGGCCTGCGCAAGCGACGGTGCTCCGTGGAGAACAAGTCTTCCGACAGCTCGGCCGGCTCCACCCCGCCCGCCTCCGGCGCCAGCACCCCCCTCAAGCAGTCCACTAAGCCCAAACACGAGATACCCATCATACGAACCGACTCCTCCGAGTGCAGGCCGGAGAAAACCGAGGGCGAAGAAGAAGACCAGATCTTCGAAACTGGAGGCCCCCGCCTCACGGAACACGTCGAGATATGCCAAATGTTCTGGACTAAGAGCGTGCCTCTCAAACCTATCATACCGTTCGACGAAGAGACGGAGTTCAAGCTAAACGAGAACCACAAGTATCTCAATATAAACGTTTGGGCGACCATGGCGGGAGAAAAGGACGAGGTTCTGCTGGGTTACTTGAACATTCCTTTGGCGGCGCTATTGTCAGAGTGTCAGGACTCTACTGTTCCGCATCATATGAAGCGGTACCAGTTTCTTCCGCCTGACGTCGATATAAAGTTTAG CAAAAGCCACAAGTTGTCATCTCACGCCGGCTTCGAGCCGTGCCTGTGCTTCGGCGACGCGCTGGTCTGGTGGGAGTGGGAAGGCGCGGGCAGCATGCGCcacgcgccgcgcgcgccgccccgcGACGTGCCGCGACCGCCCAGGCCTGTGCGTGCGGCGCACGACTTTGTGCGCACGCACTTCCATCGATCGACGCAGTGCGATTTCTGCAATAAAAAG ATATGGCTCAAAGACGCAATGCAATGCCGCAACTGCGGTCTGTGCTGCCACAAGAAGTGTGTCACCAAGTGCCAGGAGTCTTCGCCGTGCGTCCCGAAGCAAGGGCATG ATTCATTGACAGGCGGAACGATGGCGCCGCCGGAGCTCGTCATGACGGAACCGGATTCCAACGTGGACCTCGACTCCGATGACGAACCGGAGAGAAAAGACTCGCTCGACGTTCACGAAGAAG GTGGCGGGGCCATGAGTGCGCTGGTGGCGGGGCTCCGCCGCGCGGGCTCGGCGCACTCGCTCTCCGCGCCGAAGCCTTCGGCCTCGTCGCGCTCCCTGCCGCCCTCGCCCAGCCACACTCCCAG GAAGCAGTCTCTGGAAGCGATGGTGAACCCGTTCAGCGGGTGCGGCGCGGTGTGGTTGGCGCGCGGCGGCGTGGACGCGATGCTGGCGCCGGCGATGCGGAGCTCGCTGCCGCCGGACGCGCTGCTCGCGGCGGCAAGGGAGTCGGCGCCTGAGCTGGCCGCCAGGCTGTCGCCGCCGCAGATACACGAGATG TTGAGCGCGGTCCGCGGCGAGCTGACGGCgggcggcgacggcggcgggGACGCGCGCGCCTGCGCGCTCACGGCGCTCATGCTGCACTGCTGCGCGGCCGCGCAGCTGGCGCAGCACGACCAGGCTGCAGATACCACCTAA